A genomic segment from Aliidongia dinghuensis encodes:
- a CDS encoding host attachment protein codes for MIKRKVTWFVLADGAHARVLTRSRTSSGYDVVAEYASPTAQPLEHLLEADHPARAHENAAVDHHTMVLRHDGQRLRKAAFAHEVAAHLNEANNAHRFDKLVLFAAPRSLPDYLAALDEATRAKLAAEVPKDLTRLPVAELPRHFAAFR; via the coding sequence CTTGGTTCGTGCTGGCCGATGGCGCGCACGCCCGGGTGCTGACGCGGTCGCGGACGAGTTCCGGATACGATGTCGTCGCGGAATATGCATCGCCCACGGCGCAGCCCCTCGAGCACCTGCTCGAGGCTGATCATCCGGCGCGCGCGCACGAAAATGCCGCCGTCGACCATCACACGATGGTGCTCCGTCACGATGGGCAGCGTCTGCGCAAGGCCGCGTTCGCGCATGAGGTTGCAGCTCATTTGAACGAGGCGAACAACGCCCACCGGTTCGACAAGCTGGTGCTGTTCGCGGCGCCGCGGTCCTTGCCGGATTATCTGGCGGCCCTCGACGAGGCGACCCGCGCCAAGCTCGCGGCCGAGGTGCCGAAGGACCTGACCAGGTTGCCGGTCGCGGAGCTGCCGCGGCACTTCGCGGCGTTTCGGTAA